In Desulfofustis limnaeus, the genomic stretch GACCTCGCGACGGCCGTAATTGTAGATCAGTGTTCCCCATTCCGGGTGCGCACCCTTGCGTGGGTCCTCGTGTTCGTAGAGGGCAGTCCCGTCAAAACGGATCAGGCTGTGGCTATCACGCGGAAAATGCGCCGGCACCCAATCGAGGATGACCCCGATGCCGTTTTGGTGGCAGCGATCGACAAAATACATGAAATCGTCCGGAACCCCATAGCGGCTGGTCAGACTGAACGGGCCGGTCACCTGGTAGCCCCATGATTCATCAAGCGGGTGCTCCATGACCGGCAACAACTCGATGTGGGTAAAGCCAAGCTCTTGCACGTAGGGGATGAGTTGGTCGGCCAACTCCCTGAAGGTGAGGAAACGTTCCGGATGTGCCGGATCGCGCCGCCAGGAGCCGGGGTGGACTTCGTAGATGGCCAGCGGATGGGTATACGGCGGGCTGCTTCGTCTCTGCTGCAGCCACTCGTCGTCGTGCCATTGATACCGGTTGAGATTGCGCACCACGGATGCGGTGTTCGGCCGAAGCTCCCCGAAGAACTGGAACGGGTCGGATTTCACCACCAGGCTGCCGTCGGCTGTCCTGATGGAAAAGCGATACAGTTCGTTTTCGGCGACACCGGGAATGAACAATTCCCAGATCCCGGAGCTGCCCAGCACCCGCATCTGGTGCACCCGGCGGTCCCACCCGTTGAAATGTCCGATGACCGAAACGGCACGGGCATTTGGCGCCCAGACGCGAAAGAGCGTTCCGGATACCCGATGGTGCAGGCCCAACTGGGCCCCGAGGATGTTGTACAACGAGTAGTTGGTGCCGAAGTTGAACAGGTACCGGTCCTGATCGCTGAGCAGCGGTGGAAACCGATAGGGGTCGTTGACCCACTGTTCGACGCCGGTGCGATAGATGATCCGGTAGCGATAATCGAAAGGGTCCAGGTCGGGAAAGGCCAGTTCGGAACGATCCACCGTGCAGCTGAAGAGCCCGTCGTCGTGAACCCGCTGCATCGGGAAGGAGCGTTCTCCGCAGCAGACGTCGATATGCTCCGCCTGGGGCTGCAGCGTTCGGAAAACCACTTCAGTCGAAGAGGATGAGCCATGGGCACCAAGGAACTGGAACGGATCGTAATGGTCGGCGGCGAGGACGGTGAGGGCAAGCTCAGTCATGGATATGGCTCTCGGTAAGCAAGGGAGATGAGTGATGCTCATCAGACAGTGTATGGTATCTGTGCTGAAATGTCATCGGCAAACGGTTTTTTCCCCGCGGGGGTGACGGGGTACAAGAGATCAGGGGCAGAAGAGAGCGGTTCCCCGGAGGGGGACCCTTGACGGTGACGGCCCGGTTTTGATACCCTTTACAATATAGGCCCATTTCCATTCACGTCAGCTTTGTGGTGCTCCGATGGTTTCCGAAAAAGCTCCGGTGATCGATACCCTGACCGGCTCCTTTCTGATTTCGACGCCGCAGATGCCCGACCCGCGCTTCGAAGAACAGGTGATCTATGTCTGTGCGCATAGCCACGAAGGAGCGATGGGCGTGGCAATCAACAAACCGAGCCCCTTCTTCAGTCTTGACGAGGTATTGCGCAACGCCAACCTGCCGATCCCGAAGAAAGCGTTGCCGCCGGTACATATCGGCGGACCCGTTGAGCTGGAATCGGCCTTCATTCTGTATCAGTCCGACTACCAGGCAGAACATCGTCTCGAGATCAGCCCGACCATCTCGTTGTCCCGGGAGACCAAGATTCTCGAAGACATTGCCCATGATCGCGGCCCGGAAAGATACCTGTTCCTGCTGGGCTATGCAGGGTGGGGACCGGGACAGCTGGAAGCGGAGCTGCTGGCCGACGGCTGGCTGACCCTGCCGGCTGACGACCATATCATTTTCGACGTGGCCGACGACGAAAAATGGCGCATGGCGGCGATGTTGTATGGGATCGATATCTCCACCTTCGGCGACATGATCGGCTATGCCTGAGGCGACCGCCGGGTCAGCCGCTGGCGAATTTCCTCTTCCGTGTTGTTTCCTTTGCAGCGTTTTTTCAGGCGATTCGTTATAATCTTCCCTCTTGTTGCTTAAACGTCAAGGGGACCTCCATCATGGACGAACGTTCATTGCTCTTCACCTGCCAGCGTTGCGGATCCTGTTGCCATGGGGAAACCACGGTATCGCTCGATGAGAGCGATCAGCAACGGATGATCAATCATCTGGGGCTGCCCGGCGAGATCGTCGGTCAACGCTATTGGCGGGTAACCGGACGAACGGTGCAGATGAGAATCGTCGAGCACCGGTGCATTTTTTACCGTGACGGCTGCACGGTCTATCCGGGACGACCATGGCGTTGCGCCGAGTGGCCGCTGGTCCGTGCGATCCTGATCGATGAAGCGAATTTCACCGCCATCAGCGATTCCTGTCCCGGGATCAATAAAGATCTTTCCTATCCTGAATTTTGTGCCATCCTCAAACGGCTGCTGGACGCAAAAGAAGCAGATCAAGGTCCGCCGGGATGAAGATCGAACTGCTCCTGCTCGGCAAGACCAAAGAGTCGTATATCGAGGCGGGCATCAAAGACTTCAGCAAACGGTTGCGTCACTTCGTTCCTCTGGAACTCGTCCACCTCAAAGAAAAACGGTATACCAATCGCAGCGACCACGAGATCATGGCGCTGCAGAGCGCGGTGTTCAACCAGGCTATCGGTCCCGACAGTTACCGGGTGGTGCTCGATCGAACCGGCAGGGCCATGGACTCCGAGGAACTGGCCGTGCTGATCGGTTCGCTTATGGACCGCGGGGTGAAAAAGGCGGTCTTCATTATCGGCGGTCCTTTGGGCGTGGCTCCCGAGCAGCTGGCTGCGGCCGATCTGGTGCTGTCCCTGTCGAGGATGACCTTTACCCATGACCTGGCCAGGCTGCTGCTGCTGGAACAATTGTACCGGGCTTTTTCCATCCGGGCCGGCACGAAGTATCATAAGTAGGGCGGGAGATACACATCGAATCGACAACTTTTGCCGGTGATCGCGTAGGTCGGTGCGTGCGGCGACAGCGTCGGAGCACGTGCCGGGCGTTTGACGGCGATCCGGGAAGGCCTCGCTTGGCGAGCGGCGGTGAGCAGATAGCAGCTGTCGGCATCGTCGCCGACCAGGGTGCGCACGGTGCGCATCTTCTGCTTGTTGAGGGCCGATCGCTGTGTCTCGGGGTACATGGGATCGAGAAAAATGGTGTCGTATTGTCCTGAGGATCCGCTCAGTATGACGACGGCGTCGCCCTGCAGAAGGGTGATCCGTTCGCTGACCACGGGGCCGAGCAACCGATCGCTTGCGGCCCGGCGGAGGCCGTCATCCAGAAGCGCCCAGATAATCGGCGAACGCTCGATCATGGTGACCTGGCAGCCGAGCGAGGCGAGGACGAAGCCATCCTCGCCGAGGCCGGCGGTGGCGTCGCAGACGCGGGGTCTGATGCCCGCTTTGATGCCGACCGCTTTGGCGAGCGGTTGATTGATCCGACGATCCCGGAGGCTGCGGTACCCGAGTGGACCGGTCAGGAAATCGACACAGAGGGGTTTTGGCGGCGCCTTGTCAGCCCTGCTGAACAGGCTGAGGCGACCGTTGGTGAAGGCCAGAAAGAATGGGGTCTCGGTGTCGTCTCCGAACAGTTCCGGGAGCAGGAGCCGTTGTGCCAGCTGCTGCGTCAGCCGTTGATCTTCAGCGTCGGCGGAAATGTTCCTGACCCTGACGAGTTGTTTGATATCCATGATAAAATACAGTAAGTAGTGAAGCAAAACGAACGGTTGTCGTTCGTGCCCACCCTGAGGTTAGTCGGATTCATGATAAAAGCAACGAAAGACACACAGGTCATCGCCATTATCCCGGCCCGCTATCAATCCAACCGTTTTCCCGGCAAGCCGCTGGCGACGATCTGCGGTAAACCGATGATTCAGCACGTGGTCGAACGGGCCAGGCGCGTACCCTTGTTGTCCAAGGTGGTCGTGGCCACCGACGATGAGCGGATCGCCGCTGCCGTGGCCTCGTTCGGTGCCGACTCTGTAATGACGCGCAACGACCATGTCTCCGGCACCGATCGGCTGGCCGAGGCGGCGGAATTGCTGGGCATCTCGGAGCAGGATGTAATCGTCAACAT encodes the following:
- a CDS encoding 23S rRNA (pseudouridine(1915)-N(3))-methyltransferase RlmH → MKIELLLLGKTKESYIEAGIKDFSKRLRHFVPLELVHLKEKRYTNRSDHEIMALQSAVFNQAIGPDSYRVVLDRTGRAMDSEELAVLIGSLMDRGVKKAVFIIGGPLGVAPEQLAAADLVLSLSRMTFTHDLARLLLLEQLYRAFSIRAGTKYHK
- a CDS encoding YqgE/AlgH family protein, giving the protein MVSEKAPVIDTLTGSFLISTPQMPDPRFEEQVIYVCAHSHEGAMGVAINKPSPFFSLDEVLRNANLPIPKKALPPVHIGGPVELESAFILYQSDYQAEHRLEISPTISLSRETKILEDIAHDRGPERYLFLLGYAGWGPGQLEAELLADGWLTLPADDHIIFDVADDEKWRMAAMLYGIDISTFGDMIGYA
- a CDS encoding YkgJ family cysteine cluster protein, translated to MDERSLLFTCQRCGSCCHGETTVSLDESDQQRMINHLGLPGEIVGQRYWRVTGRTVQMRIVEHRCIFYRDGCTVYPGRPWRCAEWPLVRAILIDEANFTAISDSCPGINKDLSYPEFCAILKRLLDAKEADQGPPG
- the glgB gene encoding 1,4-alpha-glucan branching protein GlgB is translated as MTELALTVLAADHYDPFQFLGAHGSSSSTEVVFRTLQPQAEHIDVCCGERSFPMQRVHDDGLFSCTVDRSELAFPDLDPFDYRYRIIYRTGVEQWVNDPYRFPPLLSDQDRYLFNFGTNYSLYNILGAQLGLHHRVSGTLFRVWAPNARAVSVIGHFNGWDRRVHQMRVLGSSGIWELFIPGVAENELYRFSIRTADGSLVVKSDPFQFFGELRPNTASVVRNLNRYQWHDDEWLQQRRSSPPYTHPLAIYEVHPGSWRRDPAHPERFLTFRELADQLIPYVQELGFTHIELLPVMEHPLDESWGYQVTGPFSLTSRYGVPDDFMYFVDRCHQNGIGVILDWVPAHFPRDSHSLIRFDGTALYEHEDPRKGAHPEWGTLIYNYGRREVSNFLIANALFWLDKYHVDGLRVDAVASMLYLDYSRRDDEWVPNCYGGRENLEAIEFIRHMNSIIYDRFPDTLMLAEESTSFYGVSKPADQGGLGFGFKWNMGWMNDILSYFSKDPLYRKFHHNALTFSLMYAFSEQFILPLSHDEVVHGKRSLLEKMPGDDWQKFANLRLLLLNMYLHPGKKLLFMGGEFGQRSEWYCKRSLDWHLPEQHRSHRMMVDFVRDLNRFYRAEPSLWQLDYDYHGFSWLDLEDMDNSIISFVRYGIDRRQHLVCLLNFTPQTLYDYRLGLPNPGDYQLVFCSDWVHHGGSGAVPDHICRAVAEPHARAGYHTRVTVPPLAGIVLKPLEGSP
- a CDS encoding class I SAM-dependent methyltransferase, with amino-acid sequence MDIKQLVRVRNISADAEDQRLTQQLAQRLLLPELFGDDTETPFFLAFTNGRLSLFSRADKAPPKPLCVDFLTGPLGYRSLRDRRINQPLAKAVGIKAGIRPRVCDATAGLGEDGFVLASLGCQVTMIERSPIIWALLDDGLRRAASDRLLGPVVSERITLLQGDAVVILSGSSGQYDTIFLDPMYPETQRSALNKQKMRTVRTLVGDDADSCYLLTAARQARPSRIAVKRPARAPTLSPHAPTYAITGKSCRFDVYLPPYL